In the genome of Chloroflexota bacterium, the window CCAACGTCGGTCGGTTGTGAAGACCAGTCCGGCGTGGCTCTCACCTGCGCCGAGCAGCCGCTCGGCCAGAGGACGGTAGTCACGGATGTTCTCGGTCACGAGCGCGCGCCCTTCGGAGCGCGCGTATTCCAGGACCTCGGGATCCGGCGCCCCCCGGCCGGGCGCGTCGTGGACGGAGATGACATCGTGCCCGCGCCCGCCGAGCCGCTCGGCGATCACCCTCGGGTACATCTCGTCGAGTAGCAGCTTCACGGGCCGGCGTGCCGAGCGCGCGCGATGCGCTCAGCCGCTTCAGCCGCCTCCTCGTTGCGCCGGATCCAGTCGTCGATCTCCGATCGGTGCTCCTCGTAGTAGCGCAGCGCGATCTCGATCGAGCCAGACGACTGGTCTAGCCAATCCGCGGTCCGCTTCACGTCGCCGAAGCTCTGGAATACAGCCACGACCTCCCAGAGATCGGGTCCCGCCATCAGGCCCGGCCGTCGCCCAGCCGGGCCTGATCGGAAGACGAGGCCGGGATACTCGTCCATCTCGAGCCCTTCGGCGACATAGCGCTGGATGAGTGCCGAGCGGGCGCGGCCTTCGGTGCGCGCACGCCGGTCGAGCCGCCCGAGGGTGTCCGTCGGATAGCGAGTCGAAACCGGTCCGGCTGCGTCGCGTGCCATCGACCAGATTGTAGCGCGTGCGTATACGTTCGTAGTCGCCCACGAGACGCTGGCTGAGGCCGTACGATGACGGCCGATCAGTGCGCCAGCGGGAGAGCGCGTGACCAGTCGAGCGGAGCGGGGTCGGATGGGGGCGGAGGCGAAGCGCCGCGGCGGGCTGTCCGCCGAAGCGCTGGCGGTGGCGCCGATCGAGGAGTGGGTCCGGGACCTGTACTCCAAGAGACGATCGGGCTGAGCCGCCGATGGACGACTGGAACGATGAACCCGACCCGGACCGCGGCGATCCGCTGGACGACTTCGTCGAACTCTGGGGCGCGGAGAACCCAGAGGCGCTGTGGAAGGTGTTGACCCTGCGCGATGGCCTCACCGGCGCGCATCCGTTCGAGGCCCTGGGGCTGTTCCGCAGACATCACGATAACGGTGAGCCCGGAGCGGTCACCACTGCCCTTCTCTTGTGCACCGCTTCTCGCTGGGGTCGCGACACGGCAAGGCTCATCGCCGGGCTCGTCGACACCGCCGTCCTCGTCGAGGAGGATCTCGACGAGCTGGCTTCGACTTTCCTGTGGTCCGATCAGTTCCGCTTCGAGTATCCCGCCGGGTGGATCGGCTCCGAGTGGATATCCATCGATCTGGAGGGTTCCGAAGGGCCGGTCAGCATCCCGCTCGGGCGCGTGGATCCCGACAGCGCCGTGCCGGCCATACGCTTCATCGCGCCTCCGTTGCGGCGATGGGCGACGGCCAGGCTCCTGCGCGCCGACTCGCGGACGCTGGCCAGGCTGCGTGCTCGAGCAGCCGAGCTCGGGCCGATCGACGGAGGGGCCATCGCTTCGGGCGTGCTCGATGCGGTCGAGGTCCTCGATGCCGGCGAGGCTCGCATCGCGATCGAGCTCGGGCTCGGTTGGCCGCGCGGTTCGGTCAGGCTGCTCGCCCTCGACGTCCTGGCTGCGATCGATCCCGAGGGCGCAACACGCCGAGCGGCGACCGATCCGGACAGGAAGGTGCGGGCCTGGAGCCCCGCGCGTCTCCGCCCAAAGGCAGAACGTGGCCCAGACGGCGGAAAAGCCGGCCGCCACGACCCGCTCGGCGCGCAGGCCGAGCTGTTTCCTGAGTAGCGCGATGCCAACTGAGGAACGAGCAAGACGAGCAATGAGCCTCGTGGGCCGATGGAGGATCGCGGAGATGGACCTCTGGGACTCGGAGGACATCGACCTCAGCGAGGCAGCCTTCATCGAGTTCGGCCAGGACCGGACCGGCCACTTCCGGTTCATCTCCGCCCAGGGATTCATGGATTGTCGACCCGGGCCAACGCAGGAGCGCCCGTGCGTCGAGTTCACCTGGGAGGGCGACGACGAAGGAGACCGGGCGAGCGGTCGTGGCTGGGCGATCCTTGAGCGGGATGGCTCGCTCCGCGGGCACATCTATTTCCACCTTGGCGACGACTCGGGTTTTCGGGCGGTGCGTGCCGCGAAGAAGGGAGAGTCGAAGGCGCCAGGCTGAGACAGCGGATCTGTTCCCAGGCACCCCGGCAGCACCAGTTGGCGGGCTGGCCCTCGCGCTCGATGCGGCCTTGGCCGGGCCCGCAAAAAGGCTCGGCCTTGTTCTTCACGGTCGCTCGCTGTCCTGGTCACTGAGCGCGCGCCGATCGTTGCGTTGGCCAACCGCACCCCCAGCTCGTCGTCAAGAGATCGGCGACCCTTCGACCATCTGCCTGAACGCCGTGTTCAGTCAGGGTGTCGCTGACCGAATTGACGGCCGCTCCAGCAGGGCGCGGAATCACTTCGAGATTCGAACCCGAAGGCCTGAAGAATCGTCGAGCGCGACAGTCAAATTGTCGCTCTGAGTTCAGAAGGGCGATGTGGAGCGGGAGACGGGATTCGAACCCGCGACATTCTGCTTGGGAAGCAGACACTCTGCCAGCTGAGTTACTCCCGCTCGGGAGGCCCTGAAGTCTACGTCCTGACGGCATCAGCCTCGCATTTCGGCATCGCGCGGTCGGCCATTCCGCCCATCGTCTTGGGCTTTCGGCTTAGACAAGGCGAGCGGGATGTAATACGTCGGAGGATTACTACTACCCTTTGCGAGTCGACCGAGCCCTCTTCCGCCGCGAGTGGTCCACTGTCGATGGGTGGCGCCATCCGGTCGCAATGACGGTGCACCCCAATATACGACGGATCTGTCGTAGGATGTGGCGCGAACTCTCCTTCTGCTCGGAGGCCGTTTGTGGCATTGCGATCGACACTCGATCGGCGGTTCTGGGCGGCCGCAGCCGGCGGGACGCTCCTCGCGTTGCTCGTCCTCGGGATCCCTTCGGCCGTCCTGCCCAACGCGTTCTTCATCCGGATGCTGCCGACGGAACCGGTCAACGTCGTCACATGGCTCCTCTCCGCTCCGCTTGTGGGCCTGATCCTCGCTACCTACCTCGCCCCGCCACGCGTCGCTGGCTTCGATCCGGGGCGCGACGGCGGCTCCGTTCCCGCGTCGGCTGGAGGCGTTGCGGCCTACCTCGCGATCGGCTGCCCGATCTGCAACAAGATCATCGTCGCAATCCTCGGGGTGAGCGGTGCGGTCGGGGTCTTCGGACCCCTTCAACCGATCATCGGGGCAGGGTCAATCGCGCTCCTTGGCGCGACGCTCGTGTGGCGGCTGCGGCTCCGGGTCCAGGGCTGCGCCCGATGCGTTCCCGCTGGCAGCGCGGTGGCTCCGTCGCCACCCGCCAGGTAGGTGAACCGGCAGGTACGTTATACTCCCGTGGAGTATCGTGGCATGCGTGGCGCGAGCCGCGAGAGGAGACGACTACATGTTCGAGCTTCATCTGACCGTTGAGCCCGCGGGGGCCGACGCTGTCACGGCCGGCTACCGCTGCCCATGCGGATGCACCCCTGCGACGACCTATCAGCGCGGAGATCGCGTCGCGACGGAGGGCTGCTGCTGCGGCAACGAGTTCGCGGTGGGACCGGAGGCAATGAGCCACGTCCACCCGCAGGCCCGCTACGAGATCCAGACGGATTCGTTGATGGCTCCATGGGGTGAGCGGCTGCCGGTGGCGTGGGCTATCGGCCCGTCGACCCACCACGAAACCGAGGGCGGCGGCCATCACGATCACAGCTCGGATGCGGCTGGTGTCATCGATCCGGTCTGCGGCATGGTCGTGGAGCCCGACGCATCGCGCGCCAAAGGCCATGAGACTCGGCACCGCGACGTCGAGTACTTCTTCTGCGGCAAAGGCTGCAAGCTTGAGTTCGACGACGATCCCGAGCACTACCTCGACCCGTCATACGTCCCATCAATGTAATGACGTTCCAGCCCTCCTGAAAGGGCTCCCGGCTGAAATCGGACCACCGGGTACCGCCGAGTAGCCGATGGCGGGCTCGCGGCCCCCATCTGGACGGCTGCAGGGATTACACGACGCCGAACGTGAACAAGCCGGCAAGTCGCGCAAAGAGTCCGCTGAAGACGAGGATGCCGACGCCCGCCACGAGGGCGCCCGACGCGACCTCCACGCCGCGGCGACGGGCGGCGAGCCACGTCGAGAGACGTCGGTACCGCGTGTAGGCAACCAGGACGAGCAGGAACGGCACCGCCAGCCCAAGCGCGTAGGCGACGAGCAGCAGCGCGCCGACGCCAACCGTCGGGGCCGCGGCCGCGAGGGTGAGGATCGCGCCGAGGGTCGTCCCGATACATGGCGTCCAACCCACCGCGACTCCCGCACCCAGGAGCACCGGGGCGCCGCCAGCCAGTCGGGCGCCGACCGGAAGGGCGAACATGGGATGGTATCCGGTGGCCATGCCGATACCGAGCGCGATGATGAGGACGCCCGCGACGCCACGAGCGAGAGGGATGCTCTGGAGCAGCGCGAACCCAACGAGCCCGATGGACACCCAGAGCAGGACGAACACCCCCAGGAACCCGACTAGGAACCCGATCGCCCGACCGACCGGCGCGGCGGTTGTTCGAGCCTCGCCGCTGCCGCCGACGATATAGCCGGCGAAGACTGGCATGATCGGGAGGACACACGGCGACACGCACGAGACAAGACCGGCGAGGAACGCGACGGCCAGGCTCACGGTGCGCCACTCGGACCGGGCCCTACGAGGAGCTGGTCCGCGAGCGTGCGCCGGGGGTCGGCCGGGGCGAGATCGAGGAACCGCAGGGCATCGGCGCGAGCGGCCGCGGTGGGCGAACCCGCGAGTTGGTAGCGGGCGATCGCGCGGTACAGGTACGCGTCGGGCAGGTCCGGCGCGATCGCGACGGCTCGATCGAGGAGCGGCAGGGCACCGTCGGGTCTGCCGGCACCGAGCAGGAGGGAACTCATCCCGACGAGCGCGCCGACATCGTTGGGCTCGATCTTGAGGGCACGGCCATAGGCGTCGGCCGCATCGCCGCCGCGACCGGCTCCAGCATACGCGTCGCCGAGCGCGACGAATGCGCCAACATCGGTGGGGTCGGCGGTCACGCGCGCCTGAAGATCCTCGATCGGCGGCGCGGCCTGGATCGTCGCCTGGCCGCCGGTGATCTGACCGCCGATCGCGCGCGGCCCGGTAGCGACGGCAAGCGGGACCGCGACGGCGGCGATGACGATCGCCATCGCGGCCCCCAACACGAGCGGACGGGGTCGATCGGCGGTGACCCGGTCGGCGGGCTCCACACGGAGGCGCCGCCCGCGTCGGCGGGATCGCCCGACCACGACCGCCGTGCCGCCGATGAGCAGCAGACCCGGTGCCGCCCAGAGGAGCAGATTCGGACCGGAAGCGTCGGGTGCGAGCAGGATCCACTGCCCGTATCGCTCGATGAAGAACGCACGGACGGCAGCATCGGTCGCTCCGGCCGCCACCTTCTGGACCACGACACTCCGCATCTCGCCGGCGAGCGCGGCCGGCGAGTCGGCGATTGATAGGCCCTGGCAGACTGGGCAGCGCAGCCCGGCTTCGAGCCCACTAGCTCGCTCGGCGGGGCTCGGCGGCCGCAGATCGAGGGCCGCCAGGAGTGCCGCGACGACGACGAGAAAAACGGCGCCGAGCAACAGTGCGTCGGCCGATCCGCGGAGTGCAAGGCGCCGCACGCTCACCGGAGCACCGCGCCGATCTGGCGCTCGAGGGAGGTGGCGTCGAGCGGCCCGATCTGCTTGTCGCGGATCGTCCCGTCGGCGGCGATGAAGTATGTCTCGGGGATCCCGTACACGCCGTAATCGAGCGCCGTCCGACCGTCCGGATCGAGGAGAGACGGATAGGCGATCCCGTAGCGGTCGACGAACGCCTGTGCGCTCGCGGCGCTGTCCTCGTAGACGACGCCGAGGAAGGCGACGTCGAGTGTCGCGTAGCGCTCCTGCGCGGCCCGCAGCAGCGGTGCCTCATCACGGCAGGGGATGCACCATGATGCCCAGAAGTTCAGAACGACCGGACGCCCGCGGAGGTCCGCGAGGTCGATCGTCGTGCCACCGAGCGAGACGAGCCGAAACTCCGGGGCGACGCGACCGACGAGCGGCGATTCGATCCGTCCTGGGTCACGGGCGAAACCGACCGCGACAAGCGCCATGACTCCGACGACCGCCACGCCGACG includes:
- a CDS encoding DUF5615 family PIN-like protein, which encodes MIAERLGGRGHDVISVHDAPGRGAPDPEVLEYARSEGRALVTENIRDYRPLAERLLGAGESHAGLVFTTDRRWPRNDAGALINALERLLVERPDQPVAMEIWL
- a CDS encoding YHS domain-containing protein, whose protein sequence is MARAARGDDYMFELHLTVEPAGADAVTAGYRCPCGCTPATTYQRGDRVATEGCCCGNEFAVGPEAMSHVHPQARYEIQTDSLMAPWGERLPVAWAIGPSTHHETEGGGHHDHSSDAAGVIDPVCGMVVEPDASRAKGHETRHRDVEYFFCGKGCKLEFDDDPEHYLDPSYVPSM
- a CDS encoding cytochrome c biogenesis protein CcdA; this encodes MSLAVAFLAGLVSCVSPCVLPIMPVFAGYIVGGSGEARTTAAPVGRAIGFLVGFLGVFVLLWVSIGLVGFALLQSIPLARGVAGVLIIALGIGMATGYHPMFALPVGARLAGGAPVLLGAGVAVGWTPCIGTTLGAILTLAAAAPTVGVGALLLVAYALGLAVPFLLVLVAYTRYRRLSTWLAARRRGVEVASGALVAGVGILVFSGLFARLAGLFTFGVV
- a CDS encoding cytochrome c-type biogenesis protein CcmH, yielding MSVRRLALRGSADALLLGAVFLVVVAALLAALDLRPPSPAERASGLEAGLRCPVCQGLSIADSPAALAGEMRSVVVQKVAAGATDAAVRAFFIERYGQWILLAPDASGPNLLLWAAPGLLLIGGTAVVVGRSRRRGRRLRVEPADRVTADRPRPLVLGAAMAIVIAAVAVPLAVATGPRAIGGQITGGQATIQAAPPIEDLQARVTADPTDVGAFVALGDAYAGAGRGGDAADAYGRALKIEPNDVGALVGMSSLLLGAGRPDGALPLLDRAVAIAPDLPDAYLYRAIARYQLAGSPTAAARADALRFLDLAPADPRRTLADQLLVGPGPSGAP
- a CDS encoding TlpA family protein disulfide reductase — encoded protein: MSAAAIRSSRSRLLASLVVGVAVVGVMALVAVGFARDPGRIESPLVGRVAPEFRLVSLGGTTIDLADLRGRPVVLNFWASWCIPCRDEAPLLRAAQERYATLDVAFLGVVYEDSAASAQAFVDRYGIAYPSLLDPDGRTALDYGVYGIPETYFIAADGTIRDKQIGPLDATSLERQIGAVLR